From Falco cherrug isolate bFalChe1 chromosome 4, bFalChe1.pri, whole genome shotgun sequence, one genomic window encodes:
- the CFAP100 gene encoding cilia- and flagella-associated protein 100 isoform X2, translated as MVFPGPGSKMPSPHRESTPRSLSSKSGTQTQLVLSESPEEDEENSMKNPFTIPPDIRSIREEERRKVKAERERMKTRKIHEKITYSTKIKAKQKGFRKALQKEEEEVRKQVTNEERLKTLQQSLSWKMAFNKEYPLEKETFRDYINDRREIFLLEYAIAIKRDEIQRMEDIAKDEERKLEKAEYYLEKDAAMFDEFLKENHKNSVQALKINEKETTTKTKKIREIQMITSQIENLQSDIAKLKNTLQEYRTYRDFLYQLSPKEWQEKHRTKEKDLKAASKATEESTLPPTTAEQGLTARTNAAALHSASYIDVPSSLLSSESLDFRSLPEIKPQHRNFLKPLLTRKLSPLEDAESETCSDEDELQGPELYFTDPQQLLSIFAEMEEENLSFIQNSKEIEESLDKIQHTFITTHESTEKKLAELKQQVAALKSSITKEEEKIAELELKVRLFYPRESETDVQDQILTSLNKKVLEVYCHCTGESEANLQTLQMLMVIEKQLYDLLDNLEKIPPEKLEQAQKAKKKEWRIRLREEKLRQQKQHQEEKLQRILDRSQATIKKKSDRRLGPRSNPPATKEEKNHSQEEMDKEKEEHLYYFT; from the exons ATGGTCTTCCCTGGGCCAGGATCAAAGATGCCATCTCCACATAGAGAGTCAACACCTAGAAGTCTCTCTTCCAAATCTGGAACGCAAACCCAGCTTGTGCTGTCAG aaagcccagaagaggatgaagaaaactCAATGAAAAATCCATTTACAATCCCTCCAGATATTCGCTCGataagggaggaggaaagaagaaaggttaAGGCG GAACGTGAAAGGATGAAGACCAGGAAAATCCATGAGAAAATTACTTACTCcactaaaataaaagcaaagcaaaaagggTTCAGGAAAGCTCtgcaaaaggaggaagaggaggtcaGAAAACAAGTAACAAATGAAGAGAGACTGAAAACTCTTCAGCAGAGTCTTTCGTGGAAGATGGCCTTTAATAAAG AGTACCCATTAGAAAAGGAGACCTTCCGTGACTACATAAATGACAGAAGAGAGATATTTTTACTAGAG tATGCCATAGCAATAAAGCGGGATGAGATTCAAAGGATGGAGGACATAGCAAAGGACgaggaaagaaaactggaaaaggctGAATACTACCTGGAGAAGGATGCTGCCATGTTTGACGAGTTCCTGAAGGAGAACCATAAAAACTCTGTTCAAGCCCTGAAAAT AAAcgaaaaagaaaccacaacaaagacaaagaaaataagagagatCCAAATGATCACTTCCCAAATAGAGAACCTCCAAAG TGATATTGCCAAGTTGAAGAATACCCTGCAGGAATACAGGACGTACAGGGACTTCCTCTATCAGCTGTCTCCAAAGGAGTGGCAGgagaaacacagaacaaaggaaaaggatttgAAGGCAGCATCCAAAGCTACTGAAGAAAGCACCTTGCCTCCCACCACCGCAGAGCAGG GTCTGACAGCCAGGACAAATGCTGCCGCTCTCCATAGCGCTAGTTACATAGATGTGCCAAGTTCCCTGCTGTCTTCAGAAAGTCTGGATTTCAGGTCGTTACCTGAGATCAAGCCACAGCACAGAAATTTCCTGAAGCCTCTACTGACAAGGAAACT aagtccACTGGAGGATGCAGAAAGCGAAACCTGCTCAGATGAAGATGAG CTCCAGGGGCCTGAGCTGTATTTTACTGATCCCCAACAACTGCTGTCTATTTTCGCGGAGATGGAGGAAGAGAACTTGTCTTTCATCCAAAATTCCAAGGAGATTGAGGAAAGTTTGGACAAGATCCAACACACTTTCATCACCACACATGAAAGCAC GGAGAAGAAGTTAGCAGAGCTGAAACAGCAGGTAGCTGCCCTCAAATCCTCCATCaccaaggaagaagagaaaatagcagagctggagctcaAAGTTCGCCTCTTTTACCCACGAGAATCTGAAACTGATGTCCAG GACCAAATACTCACAAGCCTGAACAAGAAGGTGCTGGAAGTCTATTGCCACTGCACTGGAGAAAGCGAGGCAAACCTGCAGACACTGCAGATGCTAATGGTGATAGAAAAACAGCTCTATGATTTACTGGACAACCTGGAGAAAATCCCACCAGAAAAGTTAGAACAGGCtcagaaagccaaaaaaaaggaatggaGGATAAG GCTcagagaggaaaagctgaggCAACAGAAGCAGCATCAGGAGGAAAAATTGCAAAGGATTCTGGACAGATCACAGgcaactattaaaaaaaag AGCGACAGGAGGCTGGGGCCTcgttccaacccccctgccacaaaagaggagaaaaaccaCAGCCAAGAAGAAATGGataaggagaaggaagaacacTTGTATTATTTCACTTGA
- the CFAP100 gene encoding cilia- and flagella-associated protein 100 isoform X1: MVFPGPGSKMPSPHRESTPRSLSSKSGTQTQLVLSESPEEDEENSMKNPFTIPPDIRSIREEERRKVKAERERMKTRKIHEKITYSTKIKAKQKGFRKALQKEEEEVRKQVTNEERLKTLQQSLSWKMAFNKEYPLEKETFRDYINDRREIFLLEYAIAIKRDEIQRMEDIAKDEERKLEKAEYYLEKDAAMFDEFLKENHKNSVQALKINEKETTTKTKKIREIQMITSQIENLQSDIAKLKNTLQEYRTYRDFLYQLSPKEWQEKHRTKEKDLKAASKATEESTLPPTTAEQGECQGRAAPSSLGWSPRLGVHLFLPPGLTARTNAAALHSASYIDVPSSLLSSESLDFRSLPEIKPQHRNFLKPLLTRKLSPLEDAESETCSDEDELQGPELYFTDPQQLLSIFAEMEEENLSFIQNSKEIEESLDKIQHTFITTHESTEKKLAELKQQVAALKSSITKEEEKIAELELKVRLFYPRESETDVQDQILTSLNKKVLEVYCHCTGESEANLQTLQMLMVIEKQLYDLLDNLEKIPPEKLEQAQKAKKKEWRIRLREEKLRQQKQHQEEKLQRILDRSQATIKKKSDRRLGPRSNPPATKEEKNHSQEEMDKEKEEHLYYFT, from the exons ATGGTCTTCCCTGGGCCAGGATCAAAGATGCCATCTCCACATAGAGAGTCAACACCTAGAAGTCTCTCTTCCAAATCTGGAACGCAAACCCAGCTTGTGCTGTCAG aaagcccagaagaggatgaagaaaactCAATGAAAAATCCATTTACAATCCCTCCAGATATTCGCTCGataagggaggaggaaagaagaaaggttaAGGCG GAACGTGAAAGGATGAAGACCAGGAAAATCCATGAGAAAATTACTTACTCcactaaaataaaagcaaagcaaaaagggTTCAGGAAAGCTCtgcaaaaggaggaagaggaggtcaGAAAACAAGTAACAAATGAAGAGAGACTGAAAACTCTTCAGCAGAGTCTTTCGTGGAAGATGGCCTTTAATAAAG AGTACCCATTAGAAAAGGAGACCTTCCGTGACTACATAAATGACAGAAGAGAGATATTTTTACTAGAG tATGCCATAGCAATAAAGCGGGATGAGATTCAAAGGATGGAGGACATAGCAAAGGACgaggaaagaaaactggaaaaggctGAATACTACCTGGAGAAGGATGCTGCCATGTTTGACGAGTTCCTGAAGGAGAACCATAAAAACTCTGTTCAAGCCCTGAAAAT AAAcgaaaaagaaaccacaacaaagacaaagaaaataagagagatCCAAATGATCACTTCCCAAATAGAGAACCTCCAAAG TGATATTGCCAAGTTGAAGAATACCCTGCAGGAATACAGGACGTACAGGGACTTCCTCTATCAGCTGTCTCCAAAGGAGTGGCAGgagaaacacagaacaaaggaaaaggatttgAAGGCAGCATCCAAAGCTACTGAAGAAAGCACCTTGCCTCCCACCACCGCAGAGCAGGGTGagtgccagggaagggctgCCCCCTCCTCACTGGGATGGTCCCCCCGTCTCGGTGTACATCTCTTCTTGCCTCCAGGTCTGACAGCCAGGACAAATGCTGCCGCTCTCCATAGCGCTAGTTACATAGATGTGCCAAGTTCCCTGCTGTCTTCAGAAAGTCTGGATTTCAGGTCGTTACCTGAGATCAAGCCACAGCACAGAAATTTCCTGAAGCCTCTACTGACAAGGAAACT aagtccACTGGAGGATGCAGAAAGCGAAACCTGCTCAGATGAAGATGAG CTCCAGGGGCCTGAGCTGTATTTTACTGATCCCCAACAACTGCTGTCTATTTTCGCGGAGATGGAGGAAGAGAACTTGTCTTTCATCCAAAATTCCAAGGAGATTGAGGAAAGTTTGGACAAGATCCAACACACTTTCATCACCACACATGAAAGCAC GGAGAAGAAGTTAGCAGAGCTGAAACAGCAGGTAGCTGCCCTCAAATCCTCCATCaccaaggaagaagagaaaatagcagagctggagctcaAAGTTCGCCTCTTTTACCCACGAGAATCTGAAACTGATGTCCAG GACCAAATACTCACAAGCCTGAACAAGAAGGTGCTGGAAGTCTATTGCCACTGCACTGGAGAAAGCGAGGCAAACCTGCAGACACTGCAGATGCTAATGGTGATAGAAAAACAGCTCTATGATTTACTGGACAACCTGGAGAAAATCCCACCAGAAAAGTTAGAACAGGCtcagaaagccaaaaaaaaggaatggaGGATAAG GCTcagagaggaaaagctgaggCAACAGAAGCAGCATCAGGAGGAAAAATTGCAAAGGATTCTGGACAGATCACAGgcaactattaaaaaaaag AGCGACAGGAGGCTGGGGCCTcgttccaacccccctgccacaaaagaggagaaaaaccaCAGCCAAGAAGAAATGGataaggagaaggaagaacacTTGTATTATTTCACTTGA